From Calothrix sp. PCC 6303, a single genomic window includes:
- a CDS encoding ATP-binding protein, translated as MTPADLKAYLDNLIRKNLQISTMIWGAPGIGKSSIVNQISRENEIDFVDVRLSQLAPTDLRGLPVAENGISKWFPPEFLPRTGKGILFLDELNMAPPAMQGVAQQLILDRRVGSYIVPDAWFVWAAGNRKEDRAAVFDMPAPLANRFLHLEVHADFDSFKAYALIKGLHEQIIAFLSFRSTLLHKLDPHQPAFPTPRTWEMASALHQVGLDISPAVGIGAAAEFTAFINLYENLPNLMPILEGKGEKVPFPTEPSAKYATTIGLTMRATDANQAYNAFTWLNKQATAEWVKLFVTDLFRLMRSKGQMGVLAVLMKKDPNLDKFIQDLRKDYVLTSLSS; from the coding sequence ATGACTCCGGCTGATTTAAAAGCATATCTAGATAATCTTATCCGTAAAAACCTGCAAATTAGTACCATGATTTGGGGTGCCCCCGGCATCGGCAAGTCTAGTATTGTCAATCAAATCAGCCGTGAAAATGAGATTGATTTTGTCGATGTACGACTCTCACAACTTGCCCCCACAGATTTACGTGGTTTACCTGTGGCAGAGAACGGAATTTCCAAGTGGTTTCCCCCAGAGTTTCTTCCCCGCACTGGTAAAGGTATTTTATTCCTTGACGAATTAAATATGGCACCACCAGCAATGCAAGGAGTTGCCCAACAACTAATTTTAGATCGTCGTGTCGGCTCCTATATTGTCCCAGATGCTTGGTTTGTTTGGGCAGCAGGCAACCGCAAGGAAGATAGGGCAGCAGTATTTGATATGCCTGCACCTTTAGCTAATAGATTCCTACATTTGGAAGTACATGCCGATTTTGATAGCTTCAAAGCATATGCCTTAATCAAAGGACTACACGAACAAATTATCGCTTTTCTTTCCTTCCGTTCCACACTTTTACACAAACTAGACCCCCATCAACCAGCTTTCCCCACACCCCGTACCTGGGAAATGGCAAGTGCTTTACATCAAGTAGGGCTAGATATTTCTCCAGCAGTTGGTATTGGTGCAGCAGCAGAATTTACAGCTTTCATTAATTTATATGAAAATCTACCCAACTTAATGCCCATATTAGAAGGTAAAGGCGAGAAGGTTCCCTTCCCCACTGAACCTTCAGCAAAGTATGCCACAACTATTGGTTTAACCATGCGGGCAACAGATGCTAATCAAGCATACAACGCTTTTACTTGGTTAAATAAGCAGGCAACAGCAGAATGGGTAAAATTATTTGTCACTGATTTATTCAGATTGATGCGGAGTAAAGGACAAATGGGAGTTTTAGCAGTATTAATGAAAAAAGACCCCAATTTAGATAAATTTATCCAGGATTTACGCAAAGACTATGTACTTACTTCATTATCAAGTTAA
- a CDS encoding DUF2201 family putative metallopeptidase, giving the protein MDDNQKIISDSILRLQQKSPFFATLALFTHFIPTEKISSAATNGENVFYNPQYILSLTPNQRDGLLLHEVLHAALLHIPRRGVRHSLLWNYAADIVTNGIIMQQNNWELPPGGLRDTQLENLNVEEIYEILLKDVKKYEILWEDANADLLEGEGNSIGDDSLSTAHKAALEAHWRNALQQASVIASTSGQGKVAAGIERELGIVTSPQVDWRTYLWRYLVQTPTDFSGFDRRFIGQQLYLETLQGESVNIYVAIDTSGSVDYEQLRIFVAEVYGILSAYPHLRCELYYVDAEAYGPYELTPDSIMPKPQGGGGTSFVPFFQRVAANWYGQNPGICVYLTDGYGEFPSQKPDLPVLWVVTPGGLQLEEFPFGEAVRLFSV; this is encoded by the coding sequence ATGGACGATAACCAAAAAATTATTAGTGATAGTATATTACGCCTCCAGCAAAAATCACCGTTTTTTGCCACTTTAGCCCTATTCACCCACTTTATCCCCACTGAAAAAATCAGTAGTGCTGCAACCAATGGTGAAAATGTTTTTTACAATCCCCAATACATACTTTCTTTGACTCCCAACCAACGAGATGGTTTGCTACTCCATGAAGTCTTGCACGCAGCACTCCTACATATACCCCGTCGAGGTGTACGTCATTCCTTACTGTGGAATTATGCAGCAGATATCGTCACCAACGGAATTATTATGCAACAAAATAACTGGGAATTACCACCAGGTGGCTTGCGTGATACCCAATTAGAAAATCTCAACGTTGAGGAAATTTATGAAATTCTCCTCAAAGATGTCAAAAAATATGAGATTCTTTGGGAAGATGCGAATGCAGATTTATTAGAAGGTGAAGGCAATAGCATTGGTGATGATAGTTTATCGACAGCACACAAAGCAGCTTTAGAAGCACATTGGCGTAACGCGCTACAACAAGCATCAGTAATTGCCAGTACATCTGGGCAAGGTAAAGTTGCGGCTGGAATCGAACGGGAATTGGGCATAGTCACTTCCCCTCAAGTCGATTGGCGCACCTATTTATGGCGCTATCTGGTACAGACTCCCACAGATTTTTCTGGCTTTGATCGTCGCTTCATTGGACAACAGCTATATTTGGAAACCTTGCAAGGTGAATCAGTTAATATCTACGTTGCGATTGATACTAGTGGTTCAGTGGATTATGAACAGTTACGGATATTTGTTGCCGAAGTTTACGGGATTTTGAGTGCTTATCCCCACTTAAGGTGTGAACTCTATTATGTTGATGCTGAAGCTTATGGACCCTATGAACTAACTCCAGATAGTATCATGCCTAAGCCCCAAGGTGGTGGTGGCACATCATTTGTACCATTTTTCCAGCGGGTAGCAGCAAATTGGTATGGACAAAATCCAGGAATATGTGTTTATTTAACTGATGGTTATGGTGAATTTCCATCACAAAAACCCGATTTGCCTGTGTTGTGGGTGGTGACACCAGGTGGTTTGCAGTTAGAAGAATTTCCTTTTGGGGAAGCGGTAAGGTTATTTAGTGTTTGA